gagagagagagagagaggaggaagtgatgagagagagaggaggaagtgattagtgagagagagagagagagagagagagagagagagagagagagagagagagagagagagaggaggaagtgatgagggagagagagagagagagagaaagaggaagtgaTTACCGGTGTAGTAGAGATAGCGAGCCCACTCGTTGTTGTTAGCGAGCTCGGGGAAGACGGATTTGGAGACGAGCTTCTCCGCCTGGTCGTACAGGTTGTAGTGCAGGTAGTTTCTcatcaggagagagagagagagtgagagagagagagtgagagagagagagtgattagagagagagagagagagagtgagagagagagagatctcacACCTGTTacctctgtacacacactcaccatgcagtgtgtgtgtgtgtgtgtgtgtgtgtgtgtgtgtgtgtgtgtgtgtgttacctgcgcACTGTATCCAGCTGGTTGAGGAACTCATACACTCTGCAGTGGTAATAATAACACTTCGCAGCCACCAGGTCCAAAGCCCTGCGGTTCTGAGAGCTGATCTTCTGCAGCAGGTCGTCTGATATCTTCTGagcctaaaacacacacacacacacacacacccccgttaacagaaattaaacacaacacacaaagttactgacacacacacacacacacacacacacacccccgttaacagaaattaaacacaacacacaaagttaatgacacacacacacagttaacagaaattaaacaacacacaaagttactgacacacacacacacacccccgttaacagaaattaaacacaacacacaaagttaatgacacacacacacacacagaccgtACCTCAGTGTAGCGTTTGTTGTTGATGAGGTAGACGAGCAAAAGCAGTTGAAGATACGCCTCCACTTCAGGGATGAGAGGAGCAGCTGCTGCTTTACCAGTACGAGGCCTGAACTGAACATCTCCCTCTGTGTCCATGGGCTGGAGATAAACACTCAGGTTAAAacccccacacaaacacactacagcCACTGAACAAAACATTGTATCAGGTCCTGTGTATGAAGCACCTCCTCGAGGAAGCCGATCAGGAACTCCTTCCCCGCAGCATTAGAGGTGTAGAAGCCGGAGATGGCCTTGTGAAGGACGTTGGGGTTGAGACGACGGCTGGTGGAGGGCAGAGCACGCAGAGCCCTGAGAACGAAGCGAGGCTCTTTACCCGACACGGCCTTCTCGATCTGCTTCACATGCTCCTTAATATCTgaacagaccacacacacacacacacacacgtgtaagtGTTTACATGTGCAAGACGAATGAAGTAGAGACTCAGTGGACACGTCTGTCCGTgtagacagacagggagacacACACAGTCCTGTCTGTCCCGAGAGCAGAGCAGCAGTGTTTACTGAACACAGTAGAGGCAGAACTGCACTTCCTCGCTGAACGCACCAAATACAACCACATTCAAACCCAATTCTTCACCAACATCAACCAAATCATCCCCAATTCAGCCCCTGACAAACTGCGCCACCTGCTGGGGAGAACAGAGTTCTGCACACTCACAGCCCACTACATACACACCTGCTTCCAGGTGAGGGACAGTGTGTGATCATGTCATGCACATTTACTTTCctgttcattaatttatttgaactaATCCTTTtgaatgttattttaaatatctgtaGTTTTTATTATCTTGTTATTAAAGTTATAGTATATTCTAGTTTATTATGTCTGACTGACTTATTTGTGTCATGTGTCTATGTTCAATGCTCTGGCCATACATATTTATCATGAGAATAAAGCAACCTCTAAATGTTAAAacaaatcgtgtgtgtgtgtgtgtgtgtgtgtgtgacgctTTATCGCAGGATTAGGTACCGTGATGTGAGATTTCGGTGAAATCGTGTGTGTTTTTAAGGACGTGACGTCATCAACATAGCGCTAGCATTCTGTTCGACCGCTTTCCGAAACAAAATGCTGGAGTTTAcagataaaatacaaataaagtgaataaaataaataaatgaagactGTAAGCTAGTTGAAAACGGTTTCTCCGCTAGCATAAACAGCTATGGCTAAGCTAACCCAGGCTAGGCTAATCGCTCAGACCTGCACCGGGGACTCATggatgagatgatgatgatattaatattattaataatgtgtttattgtgaATGTATTTGAGTGAATAGTTGTGATTAGGACCTTCCAGGGTGATGGAGTCCTGTTCTTTAGCCGGTTTAGCCGCGGCAGAAGAGCTATCCTCCTCCGGCATCTCCACATCCTGAGCCTCGGGGCCCTGGttctccttctgcttctccgCTTTACTCTCCTTCGCCTTCTCGCGTCTCTTAGTCGTTTCTTTCATAATCACGCCTAAACGTCAAACAAACACtcgtaaaaaataaatctaggCGTTTTAACAGCGGAGCTCCGTCTCACTCACACACCGGGACCACTTTCACAGAATGACTGGCAAGTATTGGGGTGTCGCAAAGGATTCTGGGAGTCAAGACCTTACAGGCGAGCAGGATGATCAAACACGACGAATCGATCA
This genomic interval from Silurus meridionalis isolate SWU-2019-XX chromosome 22, ASM1480568v1, whole genome shotgun sequence contains the following:
- the psmd3 gene encoding LOW QUALITY PROTEIN: 26S proteasome non-ATPase regulatory subunit 3 (The sequence of the model RefSeq protein was modified relative to this genomic sequence to represent the inferred CDS: substituted 1 base at 1 genomic stop codon) gives rise to the protein MKETTKRREKAKESKAEKQKENQGPEAQDVEMPEEDSSSAAAKPAKEQDSITLEDIKEHVKQIEKAVSGKEPRFVLRALRALPSTSRRLNPNVLHKAISGFYTSNAAGKEFLIGFLEEPMDTEGDVQFRPRTGKAAAAPLIPEVEAYLQLLLLVYLINNKRYTEAQKISDDLLQKISSQNRRALDLVAAKCYYYHCRVYEFLNQLDTVRRXHTHTHTHTHTHTHTHTALSLSLSLSLLMRNYLHYNLYDQAEKLVSKSVFPELANNNEWARYLYYTGRIKAIQLEYTEARKTLTNALRKAPQHTAVGFKQTVHKLLIVVELLLGEIPDRLQFRQPSLKRSLMPYFLLTQAVRTGNLAKFNQVLDQFGEKFQTDGTYTLIIRLRHNVIKTGVRMISLSYSRISLADIAQKLQLDSPEDAEFIVAKAIRDGVIEASINHEKGYIQSKETMDIYGTREPQLAFHQRISFCLDIHNMSVKAMRFPPKAYNKDLESAEERREREQQDLEFAKEMAEDDDDSFP